From the genome of Marivivens aquimaris, one region includes:
- the repB gene encoding plasmid partitioning protein RepB, whose translation MARKGILNGLMDQAPAPSQEGSRVDPAKPRYTKGAIGAVSQSIADLKARSIVQVDPRMIDDAGMKDRLERNDLEDLIRSLQTYGQQVPVLLRPNPNDPERYQVVYGRRRVAAMKLLQMPVSAMVRVLNDRELVIAQGQENSTRKELSFIERANFARQMRDAGYERKVICDALNMDKSLISRMLTVADTIPLDLIEAIGAAPSIGRDRWLSLADKLKGRDMTLAAVGDTSDARFEAVFTALNPPKAPAPLPETVKSDGAEIARIARKRNATVITLPKDGFDEWLASHLAIMHRDWKAQNGN comes from the coding sequence ATGGCGCGTAAGGGCATTCTGAACGGACTGATGGATCAGGCCCCTGCCCCGTCGCAGGAAGGATCGCGCGTCGATCCGGCGAAGCCCCGTTACACCAAGGGCGCCATCGGTGCCGTGAGCCAGTCGATTGCCGATCTGAAGGCGCGTTCCATCGTGCAGGTCGATCCGCGCATGATCGACGACGCGGGCATGAAGGACCGTCTGGAGCGTAACGACCTCGAAGACCTGATCCGAAGCCTCCAGACCTATGGTCAGCAGGTTCCGGTTCTTCTGCGTCCGAACCCCAACGATCCCGAGCGGTATCAAGTGGTCTACGGTCGTCGCCGTGTGGCGGCGATGAAGCTGCTCCAGATGCCGGTCAGCGCGATGGTACGCGTTCTCAACGACCGCGAGCTGGTGATTGCGCAGGGTCAGGAGAACTCCACCCGCAAAGAGCTGTCGTTCATCGAACGCGCGAACTTCGCCCGCCAGATGCGGGACGCAGGATACGAGCGCAAGGTGATCTGCGACGCGCTCAACATGGATAAATCGCTGATCTCGCGGATGCTGACCGTGGCGGACACCATTCCGCTCGATCTGATCGAAGCGATCGGCGCGGCGCCCTCCATCGGGCGTGATCGCTGGCTATCGCTGGCCGATAAACTCAAAGGCCGCGATATGACGCTGGCCGCCGTCGGTGACACCTCGGACGCTCGTTTCGAGGCTGTTTTCACCGCGCTGAACCCGCCAAAGGCCCCTGCCCCGCTTCCTGAAACGGTGAAGTCGGACGGCGCGGAGATCGCGCGGATCGCACGGAAGCGCAACGCGACTGTCATCACGTTGCCAAAGGACGGTTTTGACGAATGGTTGGCCAGCCATCTGGCCATCATGCACCGTGACTGGAAAGCCCAGAACGGTAATTAA
- the acs gene encoding acetate--CoA ligase has product MTDESVKTYPPAESFSSAAHIDADTYASMYEASVSDPEGFWGEHGKRLDWIEPYTKVKNTSFDYGNVSIKWFEDGVLNVAANCIDRHLATRGEQTAIIFEPDSPEDEAQYITYNQLSDKVNRFANVLLSQGVMRGDRVVIYLPMIPEAAYAMLACARIGAIHSVVFAGFSPDALANRVNDSGAKVVITADTAPRGGRRTPLKANADAALLHCSDKVRCLVVKHTGDQTTWIDGRDVDVKAMMETVAPDCPPRPMNAEDPLFVLYTSGSTGKPKGVVHSSGGYLLYAAMTHQYTFDYHEGDIYWCTADVGWVTGHSYIVYGPLANGGTTLMFEGVPTYPDAGRFWAVCEKHKVNQFYTAPTAIRSLMGQGKEWVEKYDLSDIKVLGTVGEPINPEAWNWYNDVVGKGTRPIVDTWWQTETGGHMLTPLPGATPLKPGSATKPFFGVQPVVLDGTSGAEIDETACEGVLAIKDSWPGQMRTVYGDHERFMQTYFSDYKGYYFTGDGCRRDADGDYWITGRVDDVINVSGHRMGTAEVESALVAHAKVAEAAVVGYPHDIKGQGIYAYVTLMNGEEPSDELRKELEKWVRTEIGPIAKPDVIQWAPGLPKTRSGKIMRRILRKIAENDTGALGDTSTLADPSVVDDLVANSIHKKQAEPA; this is encoded by the coding sequence ATGACCGACGAATCCGTCAAAACATACCCGCCCGCCGAATCCTTTAGCTCTGCCGCACACATTGACGCCGACACCTATGCCTCGATGTACGAGGCGTCTGTTTCGGATCCCGAGGGGTTCTGGGGCGAGCATGGCAAGCGGCTGGACTGGATCGAGCCGTATACCAAGGTCAAGAACACCTCGTTCGACTACGGCAATGTCAGCATCAAGTGGTTCGAGGACGGCGTGCTGAACGTCGCCGCCAACTGCATCGACCGCCATCTTGCGACCCGCGGCGAGCAGACCGCGATCATCTTCGAGCCCGACAGCCCCGAGGACGAGGCGCAGTACATCACCTACAACCAGCTCTCGGACAAGGTGAACCGTTTCGCCAACGTTCTGCTGAGCCAGGGCGTCATGCGCGGTGACCGCGTGGTGATCTATCTGCCGATGATCCCCGAAGCGGCCTACGCCATGCTGGCCTGTGCGCGCATCGGCGCGATCCACTCGGTCGTCTTCGCAGGCTTCTCGCCCGACGCACTGGCCAACCGCGTCAACGATTCCGGCGCCAAGGTCGTCATCACCGCCGACACCGCGCCGCGCGGTGGTCGCCGCACCCCGCTCAAGGCCAATGCCGATGCCGCGCTGCTGCACTGCTCGGACAAGGTGCGCTGCCTCGTGGTCAAGCACACCGGCGATCAGACCACATGGATCGACGGCCGCGATGTCGACGTCAAAGCGATGATGGAAACCGTCGCTCCCGACTGTCCGCCGCGCCCGATGAACGCCGAAGATCCGCTGTTCGTGCTCTACACCTCCGGCTCGACCGGCAAGCCCAAGGGCGTCGTCCATTCGTCGGGTGGCTATCTCCTGTATGCGGCGATGACCCACCAGTACACCTTCGATTACCACGAGGGCGATATCTACTGGTGCACCGCCGACGTGGGCTGGGTCACCGGCCACAGCTACATCGTCTACGGCCCGCTGGCCAACGGCGGTACCACGCTGATGTTCGAAGGCGTGCCGACCTACCCCGACGCGGGCCGCTTCTGGGCCGTCTGCGAAAAGCACAAGGTGAACCAGTTCTACACCGCCCCCACCGCGATCCGCTCGCTGATGGGTCAGGGCAAGGAGTGGGTCGAAAAGTACGACCTGTCGGACATCAAGGTGCTCGGCACCGTGGGCGAGCCGATCAACCCCGAAGCGTGGAACTGGTACAACGACGTCGTCGGCAAGGGCACCCGCCCGATCGTCGATACGTGGTGGCAGACCGAAACCGGCGGTCACATGCTGACCCCGCTGCCGGGCGCGACGCCGCTCAAGCCGGGCTCTGCGACCAAGCCGTTCTTCGGCGTGCAGCCGGTGGTTCTGGATGGCACCTCGGGCGCCGAGATCGATGAGACCGCCTGCGAAGGCGTTCTGGCGATCAAGGACAGCTGGCCGGGTCAGATGCGCACGGTCTACGGCGACCACGAGCGCTTCATGCAGACCTACTTCAGCGACTACAAAGGCTACTACTTCACCGGTGACGGCTGCCGCCGCGATGCGGATGGCGACTACTGGATCACCGGCCGCGTGGACGACGTGATCAACGTCTCGGGCCACCGCATGGGCACCGCCGAGGTCGAAAGCGCCCTCGTCGCCCACGCCAAGGTCGCCGAGGCTGCGGTCGTGGGCTACCCGCACGACATCAAGGGTCAGGGCATCTACGCCTACGTTACCCTGATGAACGGCGAGGAGCCTTCGGACGAGCTGCGCAAGGAGCTTGAAAAGTGGGTCCGCACCGAGATCGGCCCCATCGCCAAGCCCGACGTCATCCAGTGGGCCCCCGGCCTGCCCAAAACCCGCTCCGGCAAGATCATGCGCCGCATCCTGCGCAAAATCGCCGAAAACGACACAGGCGCACTGGGCGATACGTCAACGCTCGCTGACCCGTCGGTCGTGGATGATCTGGTCGCCAATTCAATTCACAAGAAGCAGGCCGAACCGGCCTGA
- the repA gene encoding plasmid partitioning protein RepA, whose translation MSKDTGINLRIDEVVGQHAAMLSERLQMHRAQLFPPNARKELRKFTSGEVADLLGVKDAYLRKISLEGKGPEPEIRSNGRRFYSPDDIVALREYLEKGAKVPGTYLPGRQGDDHLQVICVINFKGGSGKTTTSAHLAQKMALDGYRVLAVDIDPQASFSALHGFQPEFDLLDGGTLYDAIRYDDPKPLREVIQKTYFRNLDIIPGNLDLMEFEHDTPRALAQRDGNLFFTRVGDALSEVEEDYDVVIVDCPPQLGFLTMSALSAATAVLVTVHPQMLDVMSMCQFLLMTSNLLGVVAEAGGDMSYDWLRYVVTRYEPGDGPQNQMVSFMRSMFGEHVLNHPMLKSTAISDAGLTKQTLWEIEKTQFTRSTYERAIESITNVCDEIEALVQQGWGRTNGA comes from the coding sequence ATGAGCAAGGATACAGGCATAAACCTTCGTATCGATGAAGTCGTCGGACAACATGCAGCAATGCTGTCCGAGCGGTTGCAGATGCACCGCGCCCAACTGTTTCCGCCCAACGCACGCAAGGAACTTCGCAAGTTCACCAGCGGCGAGGTGGCGGATCTTCTGGGCGTGAAAGACGCCTATCTGCGCAAGATCAGCCTCGAAGGCAAAGGCCCCGAGCCCGAGATCCGCTCCAATGGACGCCGATTCTACAGCCCCGATGATATCGTGGCGCTGCGCGAATATCTCGAAAAAGGCGCGAAGGTCCCCGGCACCTACCTGCCTGGCCGTCAGGGTGACGACCATTTGCAGGTAATCTGCGTGATCAACTTCAAAGGCGGCTCCGGCAAAACGACCACTTCGGCGCACCTCGCGCAGAAGATGGCGCTCGACGGCTACCGCGTTCTGGCCGTGGATATCGACCCGCAGGCGTCCTTCAGTGCGCTGCACGGGTTCCAGCCCGAGTTCGACCTTCTGGACGGCGGGACGCTCTATGATGCGATCCGTTACGATGATCCCAAGCCCCTGCGCGAGGTGATCCAGAAGACCTATTTCCGCAATCTCGACATCATTCCGGGCAACCTCGACCTCATGGAGTTCGAGCACGACACCCCCCGTGCGCTGGCACAACGGGACGGTAACCTTTTCTTCACTAGAGTGGGCGACGCGCTTTCCGAAGTGGAAGAGGATTACGACGTGGTGATTGTAGACTGCCCGCCCCAACTGGGCTTCCTGACGATGAGCGCCTTGTCCGCCGCAACCGCGGTTCTGGTGACGGTGCACCCGCAGATGCTCGACGTGATGTCGATGTGTCAGTTCCTGTTGATGACCTCCAACCTTTTGGGCGTTGTGGCCGAAGCGGGCGGGGACATGTCCTACGACTGGCTGCGCTATGTCGTGACCCGCTACGAGCCGGGTGACGGGCCGCAGAACCAGATGGTCAGCTTCATGCGTTCCATGTTCGGGGAGCACGTACTGAACCACCCGATGCTTAAATCCACCGCGATTTCGGACGCGGGCCTGACGAAACAGACCCTTTGGGAGATCGAGAAAACCCAGTTCACCCGTTCGACCTACGAGCGGGCGATCGAGTCCATCACCAACGTGTGCGACGAGATCGAAGCACTGGTGCAGCAAGGATGGGGACGGACCAATGGCGCGTAA
- a CDS encoding DUF4212 domain-containing protein, which translates to MAIQSDKNAYWSANKRIIGISLVIWFLCSFGFGILLRPMLSGIIIGGTDLGFWFAQQGSILVFLILIFAYAFRMNKLDREYGVDE; encoded by the coding sequence ATGGCTATCCAAAGCGACAAAAACGCTTACTGGTCGGCGAACAAGAGGATCATCGGCATCAGCCTCGTGATCTGGTTCCTGTGTTCGTTCGGCTTCGGCATTCTGCTGCGTCCGATGTTGTCGGGCATCATCATCGGCGGGACCGATCTTGGTTTCTGGTTCGCCCAGCAAGGGTCGATCCTCGTGTTTCTCATCCTGATTTTCGCCTACGCGTTCCGCATGAACAAGCTGGACCGCGAATACGGCGTTGACGAGTAA
- a CDS encoding sodium:solute symporter family protein: protein MDQFTLNIIVVGATFALYIGIAIWARAGSTSEFYAAGRGVHPVVNGMATGADWMSAASFISMAGIIAFGGYNTSAYLMGWTGGYVLLAMLLAPYLRKFGKFTVPEFVGDRFYSQTARTVAVICLVVASLTYVIGQMTGVGVAFSRFLEVDNLTGLLIGAAIVFFYAVIGGMKGITYTQVAQYVVLIIAYTIPAIFIALQLTGTPIPALGLFSDTTTQIAGVPAGQPMLATLEQLVTDLGFGSYLAQTDTTLNLFLFTMTLMIGTAGLPHVIVRFFTVPTVKDARFSAGWALVFIALLYLTAPAVGAMARLNVIDTFWPNGLNAEAVSVEEIETSDELSWVRNWEKTGLLTFEDTNGNGTIEYRSGEGNELDVNRDIMVLANPEIANLPGWVIALVAAGGLAAALSTAAGLLMAIASAVSHDLIKSQINPNISEKNELLAARISMGVAIVVATILGANPPGFAAQTVALAFGLAAASIFPALMMGIFSKRINNKGAVAGMIAGLVVTLVYIFLHKGWFFIQGTNSFTDADPLLFSIKSTSFGAVGALVNFAVAYLVSNATDEPPVEIQELVENIRIPSGAGAAVDH, encoded by the coding sequence ATGGACCAGTTTACTCTGAATATCATCGTCGTCGGCGCGACCTTCGCGCTTTATATCGGCATCGCCATCTGGGCGCGTGCGGGCTCCACGTCGGAGTTCTACGCAGCGGGCCGCGGCGTTCACCCTGTCGTCAACGGCATGGCCACCGGCGCTGACTGGATGTCGGCGGCATCGTTCATCTCGATGGCCGGCATCATCGCATTCGGCGGCTATAACACCTCGGCCTACCTCATGGGCTGGACCGGCGGTTACGTGCTACTCGCCATGCTGCTTGCGCCCTACCTGCGCAAGTTCGGCAAATTCACCGTGCCCGAGTTCGTCGGCGACCGCTTCTACAGCCAGACCGCCCGCACCGTGGCCGTGATCTGCCTTGTCGTTGCCTCGCTCACCTACGTGATCGGCCAGATGACCGGCGTTGGTGTTGCGTTCTCGCGCTTCCTCGAAGTCGACAACCTCACCGGTCTGCTGATCGGCGCCGCGATCGTGTTCTTCTACGCGGTTATCGGCGGCATGAAGGGCATCACCTACACACAGGTGGCGCAGTACGTCGTTCTGATCATCGCCTACACCATTCCGGCGATCTTTATCGCGCTGCAACTGACCGGCACGCCGATTCCGGCGCTTGGTCTGTTTAGCGACACCACCACCCAGATCGCAGGTGTTCCCGCAGGTCAGCCGATGCTGGCAACGCTCGAACAACTCGTGACCGACCTCGGCTTCGGTTCGTATCTGGCGCAGACCGATACCACGCTGAACCTGTTCCTGTTCACCATGACCCTGATGATCGGTACCGCAGGTCTGCCGCACGTGATCGTTCGCTTCTTCACCGTTCCCACCGTGAAGGACGCACGTTTCTCGGCTGGTTGGGCGCTGGTGTTCATCGCTCTCCTCTACCTGACCGCTCCGGCAGTCGGTGCGATGGCCCGCCTCAACGTGATCGATACCTTCTGGCCGAACGGCCTGAACGCCGAGGCCGTTTCGGTCGAGGAAATCGAGACCAGCGACGAGCTTTCATGGGTGCGTAACTGGGAAAAGACCGGCCTTCTGACTTTTGAAGACACCAATGGCAACGGCACGATCGAGTACCGTTCGGGCGAAGGCAACGAGCTGGACGTGAACCGCGACATCATGGTTCTGGCCAACCCCGAGATCGCCAACCTTCCGGGCTGGGTGATCGCGCTGGTAGCTGCTGGCGGTCTAGCTGCGGCTCTGTCGACTGCGGCAGGTCTTCTGATGGCGATTGCGTCGGCGGTTTCGCACGACCTGATCAAGTCGCAGATCAATCCGAACATCTCGGAAAAGAACGAACTGCTGGCTGCCCGTATCTCGATGGGTGTTGCGATTGTCGTGGCGACCATTCTGGGTGCGAACCCGCCGGGCTTTGCTGCGCAAACCGTGGCTCTGGCCTTCGGTCTGGCCGCTGCGTCGATCTTCCCTGCACTGATGATGGGCATCTTCTCGAAGCGCATCAACAACAAGGGCGCGGTCGCCGGTATGATTGCAGGTCTCGTCGTGACGCTGGTCTACATCTTCCTGCATAAGGGCTGGTTCTTCATCCAAGGCACCAACAGCTTCACCGATGCCGATCCGCTGCTGTTCTCGATCAAGTCGACCTCGTTCGGTGCGGTCGGTGCGCTGGTGAACTTCGCCGTGGCCTACCTGGTGTCCAACGCCACCGACGAGCCGCCGGTCGAAATTCAGGAGCTCGTTGAAAACATCCGCATCCCGAGCGGTGCAGGAGCGGCTGTCGACCACTAA